The sequence below is a genomic window from Anaerobranca californiensis DSM 14826.
TTCCAGCTGCCCTTCTTACCCCTGCGGCATCATACATTACCACTAATGCAAAAATAAAACTGATAGCAGTTAATGGACTATCCCAGCCAAAATCCAAGGCTAAGGTAGTAGTAAGTGCCATAACCAATGCAGAATGGGAACTGGGCATACCCCCTGCTCCTACAAAGCGATAGGCATTAAATTCTCTATTTAATAATAATTCTATAATAACCTTTAGAGTTTGTGCAATGAACCATGCTACTGCAGGTACAAAGAAATATCTATTATTAAAAATCAACAATATTATCCTCCTTAAAACTTACCCTTTTCTCGTTAGAAGATATGTTAATATTTCTTTTAAATATGGAATTTGCAAATTCCCTTCAGATAGAGCTTCAACACCTAATTGGGCATAATATTGGGCTAATTCCTTAGCTTTTTCTAAACCCTTAATGCTGACATAAGTTGCTTTTTGAAGTTTTTCATCACTTCCTGAGAGTTTACCCATATCTTGAAAGTTACCGCAAATATCTAGTATATCATCGGTAATCTGGAATGTCAAGCCTAGAGATTCACCGTATTTTTCTAAAGCTTTTTTTTCTTCATCTTTTAAATCACAAATTTCAGCAGCCATTTTAAGGGGGGCTAATAGTAGTTTTCCTGTTTTATTAATATGGATTTCCTTTAATTCTTCCTCAGTTAATATTTTACCCTCATTTTCAAGATCTAAAACTTGCCCTTTAATCATCCCAGAAGGACCTGCTGCTTCACTTAAAATACTAATAACTTTAATCTTTTTATCTGCCGATAAGTTTTTAATCTCTGATATAATATTAAAGGCTTGGGTTAGCAAAGCATCTCCTGCTAAAATAGCCATCCCCTCACCAAAGACTTTATGATTAGTTAATTTCCCCCTCCGATAATCATCATCATCCATAGAGGGTAAATCATCATGGATTAGGGAATAAGTATGAATATATTCAATACTTAATGCTAATGGGAGGGAAATTTCTCTAGAGATTTTATAATGATCGCAAACCAATAAGAGTAAAAGGGGACGAATTCTTTTTCCCCCTGCCTTTAAACTATATTCCATAGATTTTGCTAAATTTTCCGGTACATCTTGGGGAATAAAATGACACAGATTATTATCTATAAGCTCCTTATAACCCTTTAAAACTTCTAATAATTCCACCGACATTTCTCCTTACTCTACTTTTTCTGTTAAACTTTCAATTTTTTGTTCTGCTTTTTGAATTTTTTCTTTACAAAAGTTTAATAAAGCCATACCTTCTTCAAATTTCTTTATAGCTTCTTCTAACTCAAGGTTGCCCTCTTCTAAACTTTTAACAATCCCCCGAAGTTCATTATAAGCTTCTTCAAACTTCTTTTCCATATATTCATTTCACCTCAATTTTTTCTAAAATCTTGCACCAAAGTTTTCCATCTGCTAAAGACACTTCTATTTCCTCATCTACCTCTACTTCTTTGATACTTTTTAATATTTTATTCCTCAATTTAATAAATGCATAGCCCCTTTTTAAAACCTCATTAGGGGAAAGGGACAAAATTTTATTTTCCTCTGCTAATAAAGCTTTTTTATAAAAATTAATTATATTATTGTATCCATTAAGTAGATCCCTTTGTAGTAAATCAAGGTTCTGATAAAAAGGATTGAGAATAGTT
It includes:
- a CDS encoding divergent PAP2 family protein; translated protein: MLIFNNRYFFVPAVAWFIAQTLKVIIELLLNREFNAYRFVGAGGMPSSHSALVMALTTTLALDFGWDSPLTAISFIFALVVMYDAAGVRRAAGKQAKILNIIISELQQGNKIIDEKEKLKELLGHTPIEVVAGALLGVIVPYLI
- a CDS encoding polyprenyl synthetase family protein; the encoded protein is MELLEVLKGYKELIDNNLCHFIPQDVPENLAKSMEYSLKAGGKRIRPLLLLLVCDHYKISREISLPLALSIEYIHTYSLIHDDLPSMDDDDYRRGKLTNHKVFGEGMAILAGDALLTQAFNIISEIKNLSADKKIKVISILSEAAGPSGMIKGQVLDLENEGKILTEEELKEIHINKTGKLLLAPLKMAAEICDLKDEEKKALEKYGESLGLTFQITDDILDICGNFQDMGKLSGSDEKLQKATYVSIKGLEKAKELAQYYAQLGVEALSEGNLQIPYLKEILTYLLTRKG
- the xseB gene encoding exodeoxyribonuclease VII small subunit, whose amino-acid sequence is MEKKFEEAYNELRGIVKSLEEGNLELEEAIKKFEEGMALLNFCKEKIQKAEQKIESLTEKVE